A genomic window from Algoriphagus sp. Y33 includes:
- a CDS encoding CTP synthase, protein MASSTKYIFITGGVTSSLGKGIIAASLGKLLQARGFKVTIQKFDPYLNIDPGTLNPYEHGECYVTDDGAETDLDLGHYERFLNIPTSQDNNITTGRIYNNVITRERKGEFLGKTVQVIPHITDEIKANFYKLGEEGKYDVVITEIGGCVGDIESLPFIEAVRQAKWDLGANNFLVIHLTLIPYLRAAKELKTKPTQHSVKQLLEAGIQPDILVCRTEHHLPSDVKKKLALFCNVQLNSVIEAMDADSIYDVPLLMKKEKLDERVMTKLKLTSKENTDLENWKDFLGKLKNPTQEVTIGLVGKYVSLPDSYKSIIESFTHAGASIECDVNLRLISSEEINPDNIVQKLTDLDGIVVAPGFGERGFEGKIDTVKYARENNIPFLGICLGMQVAVIEYARNVLNLKDANSTEMDPNTANPVIGLMEEQKNIDQMGGTMRLGSYACDLKKGSKAYQAYGKSKIQERHRHRYEFNNEYLKAMEDNGMIATGKNPETGLVEIVEIKSHPWFVGVQFHPEYKSTVLTPQPLFVKFILAAVDKKIK, encoded by the coding sequence ATGGCTTCAAGCACCAAATACATCTTTATTACCGGAGGAGTCACTTCCTCTCTCGGCAAGGGCATTATTGCAGCTTCACTAGGCAAGTTGCTCCAAGCCAGGGGTTTCAAAGTGACCATCCAAAAATTTGATCCTTATCTGAATATCGATCCAGGCACTCTTAATCCCTATGAACACGGCGAATGCTATGTAACTGACGACGGAGCAGAGACAGATTTGGATTTGGGACATTATGAGCGCTTTTTGAATATCCCTACTTCTCAGGATAATAACATTACCACCGGCAGGATATATAATAATGTGATCACCAGAGAGCGAAAAGGCGAATTTTTGGGCAAAACTGTTCAAGTCATCCCCCACATTACAGACGAAATCAAAGCGAATTTTTACAAACTGGGTGAAGAGGGGAAGTATGATGTGGTGATTACCGAAATCGGCGGATGTGTAGGCGATATAGAATCCCTACCATTTATTGAGGCAGTCCGTCAAGCGAAATGGGATTTGGGAGCAAACAACTTTTTGGTGATCCACCTTACGCTGATCCCTTACCTACGCGCTGCCAAAGAGCTGAAAACCAAACCTACCCAGCACTCTGTAAAGCAATTGCTCGAAGCAGGCATACAACCTGATATTCTTGTATGCCGCACAGAACATCATTTGCCTTCCGACGTGAAGAAAAAACTTGCGCTTTTCTGCAATGTTCAATTAAACAGTGTAATTGAGGCAATGGATGCCGATTCCATCTATGATGTCCCTTTATTGATGAAAAAGGAGAAATTGGATGAGCGTGTAATGACCAAGCTAAAACTTACCTCCAAAGAAAATACTGATTTAGAAAACTGGAAAGACTTTCTCGGAAAGCTGAAAAATCCAACACAAGAGGTGACTATAGGACTGGTAGGGAAATACGTCTCACTCCCTGACTCCTATAAATCTATCATAGAGTCCTTTACCCATGCAGGTGCTTCTATTGAGTGTGATGTAAACCTTAGATTAATTTCATCTGAAGAAATCAATCCCGATAATATTGTTCAGAAACTAACCGATTTAGACGGAATTGTAGTGGCTCCGGGGTTTGGTGAGAGAGGCTTTGAAGGGAAAATAGACACGGTAAAATACGCTCGGGAAAACAACATCCCCTTCTTGGGAATATGTCTGGGCATGCAGGTGGCAGTGATAGAATATGCCAGAAACGTGCTCAATCTAAAGGATGCAAATAGTACTGAAATGGATCCCAACACCGCAAATCCAGTTATAGGATTGATGGAAGAGCAAAAAAACATTGATCAAATGGGCGGAACAATGAGATTAGGCTCATACGCTTGTGATCTCAAAAAGGGAAGCAAGGCATATCAAGCCTATGGAAAATCCAAAATCCAGGAGAGACATCGTCACCGATACGAATTTAACAACGAGTATCTGAAAGCAATGGAAGACAATGGTATGATCGCCACAGGAAAAAACCCTGAAACAGGTTTGGTAGAAATCGTTGAAATAAAAAGCCATCCTTGGTTTGTAGGAGTTCAATTCCACCCCGAATACAAAAGCACAGTACTTACCCCACAGCCCCTCTTCGTGAAATTCATACTAGCGGCAGTGGACAAAAAAATTAAATAA
- the yidC gene encoding membrane protein insertase YidC translates to MDRNQATGLILFAAVILVYSLFFASTPEIPEVETATTTQTESIQSNGISQQAVTDTIAENDSTLDVARLAKYGALASITVGEEETITLENDLIQVEISSKGAEIRKVVLKEYKSWKMEPLELLNEESSKMSFMLESKNGPLDLNDIYFSPSIESSQNDEGIHTQTLLLKAETENGHIIQSFTLADGSYQVQKSFEIDRFQGVFTGSELAFNWEDQVIAQEMDLSESRRQARLNYYTISGSFDNLGSGNDLEQETIGESVKWVGFSQRFFTAAIIADTDFQNVSITQSTPTDSTVVRSMATSLSIPLQDGKAGFNYYFGPDKYKTLKKVTDGFEDNVDMGYFFVSWVNKYIIVNLFAFLEKFFTNYGVIIIIIVFLIKLALFPLTYKSYIGMAKMRVIKPEIDELKEKYGDDATKMQQEQMKLFSKLGVSPISGCLPMVLQMPFLFAMFFFFPNAIELRQESFLWATDLSTYDTFFNLPFTIPFYGSHVSMFTLLMTVSQIIYTHFNNQLTTATGPMKNLGYIMPVMFMFILNSYPAGLSFYYFVSNMVTFGQQALIKLFVDDDKIRAKVEESKAKNVNKKKSKFQQKLEDAMKAADNTRKK, encoded by the coding sequence ATGGACAGAAATCAAGCAACTGGTTTGATTCTTTTTGCGGCGGTCATCCTGGTATACTCACTTTTCTTTGCGAGTACACCGGAGATCCCTGAAGTGGAAACAGCAACTACCACTCAAACAGAATCGATTCAATCAAATGGAATAAGCCAACAGGCAGTCACAGACACTATTGCTGAAAACGACAGCACACTGGATGTAGCTAGGCTCGCAAAATATGGCGCACTGGCAAGCATAACTGTAGGGGAAGAAGAAACCATTACCCTAGAAAACGACCTGATTCAGGTAGAAATTTCCTCCAAGGGAGCAGAAATCAGGAAGGTCGTTCTCAAAGAATACAAAAGCTGGAAAATGGAACCCCTGGAGCTCTTGAACGAGGAAAGCTCTAAAATGAGCTTCATGCTTGAAAGCAAAAATGGCCCTTTAGATCTAAATGACATTTATTTCAGCCCTTCTATAGAGAGCAGCCAAAACGATGAAGGCATACATACACAAACCCTCTTACTAAAGGCAGAGACGGAAAACGGACATATTATTCAATCGTTCACCTTAGCTGACGGGAGCTATCAAGTTCAGAAATCATTTGAAATAGATCGTTTTCAAGGTGTATTCACCGGAAGTGAATTAGCATTCAACTGGGAAGACCAGGTCATCGCTCAGGAAATGGATCTATCAGAATCCAGAAGACAGGCTAGATTAAACTATTATACTATTTCAGGATCTTTCGACAATCTAGGATCCGGTAATGATTTAGAACAAGAAACTATTGGAGAATCTGTAAAATGGGTAGGCTTCAGTCAGCGATTTTTCACGGCGGCAATTATTGCAGACACTGACTTCCAAAATGTATCGATCACCCAGAGCACTCCGACTGATAGCACTGTAGTACGCTCAATGGCCACTAGCCTATCCATTCCACTTCAGGATGGCAAAGCAGGCTTTAATTACTATTTCGGCCCTGATAAATACAAAACACTGAAGAAGGTCACAGATGGATTTGAGGATAACGTGGACATGGGTTACTTCTTTGTCAGCTGGGTAAACAAATACATCATTGTTAATCTTTTTGCCTTTCTGGAGAAATTTTTCACCAACTACGGTGTCATCATTATCATCATCGTATTCCTGATCAAACTCGCCCTTTTCCCATTGACTTACAAGTCATACATAGGAATGGCCAAAATGAGAGTAATCAAGCCGGAAATAGATGAGCTGAAAGAGAAATACGGAGACGATGCCACCAAAATGCAACAGGAGCAGATGAAGCTCTTCTCAAAATTGGGTGTAAGCCCAATCTCGGGATGTCTTCCGATGGTACTTCAGATGCCATTCTTATTTGCGATGTTCTTTTTCTTCCCAAATGCGATAGAACTCCGCCAAGAATCTTTTTTGTGGGCAACTGATCTTTCTACCTACGACACCTTTTTCAATTTGCCATTTACGATTCCTTTCTATGGATCACACGTGAGTATGTTTACTTTACTGATGACTGTGTCCCAAATTATTTATACACACTTCAATAACCAACTCACTACGGCAACAGGACCAATGAAGAATTTGGGCTACATCATGCCTGTAATGTTCATGTTCATCCTAAACTCATATCCAGCCGGTTTGAGCTTTTACTATTTTGTATCGAACATGGTGACTTTTGGTCAGCAAGCTTTGATCAAGTTGTTTGTGGATGATGATAAAATCCGGGCAAAAGTGGAAGAAAGCAAAGCGAAAAACGTAAACAAAAAGAAATCTAAGTTCCAGCAGAAACTGGAAGATGCAATGAAAGCAGCAGATAACACCCGTAAAAAATAA
- a CDS encoding porin family protein produces MKKIYTLLLAFALIQGAFAQDSLQVAKKSKTPIGGRPNIPSDLKFEFGFNQLNNKSEDLSMRFFASRTFNVYYQYPVSIFGDASGFTMDIGIGVGTDKYAFKDDQTLYNNPTVGPESSRLRDITDVLGDDISIKKNVVAANYFDIPLDFTYHFNKRNYSQGFNISIGGKVGYLYESHTKVKYEDADGLKRKIKDSQNYGFEKFRYGLSLKAGSPGFYAWSYFGLNQVFKKGMGPNGTEATQINFGIAVNVF; encoded by the coding sequence ATGAAAAAAATATACACCCTCCTACTAGCCTTTGCTTTAATTCAAGGAGCATTTGCTCAGGACAGTCTGCAAGTCGCCAAAAAGTCAAAAACTCCTATCGGAGGAAGACCTAATATTCCCAGTGATTTGAAATTTGAATTTGGTTTCAACCAACTCAACAATAAATCCGAAGACTTGAGTATGCGTTTCTTCGCTTCACGAACATTCAATGTCTACTATCAATATCCTGTTTCCATTTTCGGTGATGCTTCCGGGTTTACTATGGATATAGGCATAGGTGTGGGAACAGACAAATATGCTTTCAAAGACGATCAAACATTGTACAATAACCCTACAGTTGGACCGGAATCAAGTAGGTTAAGAGATATTACAGATGTCTTGGGGGACGATATTTCTATTAAAAAGAATGTAGTAGCTGCCAACTACTTTGATATTCCGCTAGACTTTACCTATCATTTCAATAAAAGAAACTATTCACAAGGCTTTAATATAAGCATTGGCGGCAAAGTCGGCTACCTGTACGAATCGCACACCAAAGTAAAATACGAAGATGCTGATGGACTAAAAAGAAAAATCAAAGACTCACAGAATTATGGCTTTGAAAAATTCAGATACGGTTTATCCCTAAAGGCAGGTTCTCCCGGGTTTTATGCTTGGAGCTATTTTGGTTTGAACCAGGTCTTTAAAAAGGGGATGGGACCAAACGGCACCGAAGCTACACAAATCAACTTTGGCATTGCTGTAAACGTTTTCTAA
- a CDS encoding PA-phosphatase gives MRRGFALVVSVVLQPLVIPSLVFGLALFVVPEATSIPDTFKNRLFSLIALSTFVIPMITVLGLRLSGTLKSIHMAELKDRAIPFAVTSIYYILTVYLLYQQRQFDPVLWKILGVITLSIVILTLVTFFWKMSAHMTGMGGLIAAVVVLGLKFSTFQPLYPLLAAVVLAGLVGSVRLYLESHRPIEIYVGLIFGFILCFLGFGWIWA, from the coding sequence GTGCGGAGAGGTTTTGCGTTAGTCGTTTCCGTTGTTTTGCAGCCGTTGGTTATTCCGAGTTTAGTCTTTGGATTAGCTTTATTTGTGGTGCCGGAGGCAACCAGTATTCCTGACACGTTCAAAAACCGGTTGTTTTCCCTTATTGCTTTGTCCACTTTTGTTATTCCGATGATCACAGTCCTTGGATTGAGATTAAGCGGAACCCTCAAAAGCATCCATATGGCCGAACTGAAGGATCGGGCCATTCCTTTTGCAGTGACGAGTATCTATTACATTCTTACGGTATATCTTTTGTATCAGCAGCGACAATTTGACCCTGTCTTATGGAAGATTTTGGGAGTGATCACGCTGTCGATTGTAATCCTGACACTGGTTACTTTTTTTTGGAAAATGTCAGCGCATATGACCGGAATGGGTGGTTTAATTGCGGCAGTTGTGGTTTTAGGGCTCAAATTCTCTACATTTCAGCCACTTTATCCATTGTTGGCAGCAGTGGTGCTGGCTGGATTGGTTGGCAGTGTGAGATTGTACCTGGAGTCCCACAGGCCTATAGAAATTTATGTGGGGCTGATTTTTGGGTTTATTCTTTGCTTTCTGGGATTTGGCTGGATTTGGGCATAA
- the rpoN gene encoding RNA polymerase factor sigma-54, translating into MQKLNLSQSLSQKLSPQQIQFIKLLQVPTAELDTRIEEELEINPALEEGKTEEKESADDDFDDNYEEESTQDDRDVNIDDYLDDEYGGYKMQGDGNYNADEEDREIPISSQTSLHEQLVSQLSFLRLDDREKIIGEQLIGSIENDGYIRRDLEAIINDLAFSQNIETDIDELEEILRKIQNFDPAGIASRNLQECLTIQLERKEHPDDPTVQNALKIMQDCFDEFTKKHYSKIQKRCDLTDEETKEAVNLITKLNPKPGGVADGLVRTQYIIPDFTLTNTAGKFEISLNSKNAPELRISRSYSEMFDAYDKSDKKDKKLKETVSFVKQKLDAAKWFIDAIKQRQNTLLRTMEAILQYQKEFFIDGDETNLRPMILKDIAERIDMDISTVSRVANSKAIQTEFGVYPLKYFFSEGIATDSGEDVSNREVKYILQGMVDAEDKKRPLSDDKLVKMLNAKGYNIARRTVAKYREQLQIPVARLRKEL; encoded by the coding sequence ATGCAAAAGTTAAATCTTAGCCAATCACTTTCCCAGAAGCTTTCACCTCAGCAAATACAATTTATCAAATTGCTGCAGGTACCGACGGCCGAATTAGACACTCGAATCGAAGAAGAACTCGAGATTAATCCTGCGCTGGAAGAAGGCAAAACGGAAGAAAAAGAAAGTGCGGATGACGACTTTGATGATAATTACGAAGAGGAGTCTACGCAGGATGATCGTGATGTAAATATCGACGACTACTTGGATGATGAGTATGGAGGCTATAAAATGCAGGGTGACGGCAACTACAATGCAGATGAGGAAGACCGGGAAATACCTATTTCCAGTCAGACTTCACTTCATGAGCAGTTGGTTTCCCAATTGAGCTTCCTCAGACTAGATGATAGGGAAAAGATTATCGGGGAGCAGCTCATAGGAAGTATTGAGAACGATGGATACATCCGCAGAGATTTGGAGGCGATCATCAATGATCTGGCTTTCAGTCAAAATATAGAGACAGATATAGACGAGCTGGAAGAAATTTTGAGAAAGATCCAAAATTTTGATCCGGCGGGAATTGCTTCCAGAAATCTTCAGGAGTGTCTTACCATTCAGCTGGAGCGCAAGGAGCATCCGGATGATCCTACTGTTCAGAATGCGCTGAAGATTATGCAGGACTGCTTCGACGAATTTACCAAAAAGCACTATTCCAAGATCCAAAAACGCTGTGACCTTACGGATGAAGAAACTAAGGAAGCTGTCAATTTGATTACGAAACTCAATCCGAAGCCGGGAGGGGTGGCTGACGGCCTGGTGAGGACACAGTACATCATACCGGATTTTACACTCACAAATACTGCTGGGAAATTCGAAATCAGCCTAAACTCTAAAAATGCTCCGGAACTGAGGATCTCCAGATCATACTCTGAGATGTTTGATGCCTATGATAAAAGTGACAAAAAAGACAAAAAGCTAAAGGAAACAGTCTCTTTCGTGAAGCAGAAGTTGGATGCTGCCAAATGGTTTATTGATGCGATAAAGCAGAGACAGAATACACTTTTGAGAACTATGGAAGCAATCCTGCAGTATCAGAAGGAGTTTTTTATAGATGGGGATGAGACGAATCTCCGTCCTATGATCTTGAAGGATATTGCCGAGAGGATCGATATGGATATTTCCACTGTATCCAGAGTTGCCAACAGCAAAGCGATTCAGACGGAGTTTGGGGTGTATCCTTTGAAATATTTCTTCTCGGAAGGCATTGCCACTGATAGCGGTGAGGATGTAAGTAATCGGGAAGTGAAGTATATTCTCCAGGGAATGGTGGATGCTGAGGATAAAAAGAGGCCTCTCTCTGACGATAAACTTGTCAAAATGCTAAATGCCAAGGGGTATAACATCGCTCGAAGGACTGTAGCAAAATATCGTGAGCAGCTGCAAATCCCAGTTGCCAGACTTAGAAAAGAACTGTAG